In Arthrobacter citreus, a genomic segment contains:
- a CDS encoding TrmH family RNA methyltransferase, which produces MIDSVEQLPENPELTVETAEPAGPDAVPVHQIGVGPWEGPLPEGGHWDPELLVNGDTRNVVDQYRYWKHDAIVADLDSKRHPFHVAIENWQHDLNIGSVVRTANAFMAKEVHIIGRRRWNRRGAMVTDRYQHVRHHPTVEEFVEWAQGEGLHIIGIDNFPDSVPLETYELPENCVLVFGQEGPGLTPEVHAAADATLSIAQFGSTRSMNASAAAAIAMHGWVRRHVFGQRVN; this is translated from the coding sequence GTGATAGACAGCGTTGAGCAATTGCCGGAGAACCCTGAGTTAACAGTCGAAACCGCCGAACCCGCCGGCCCGGACGCGGTGCCGGTCCACCAAATCGGTGTCGGTCCCTGGGAAGGGCCGCTGCCCGAGGGCGGGCACTGGGATCCCGAACTGCTGGTCAACGGCGACACCCGCAACGTGGTGGACCAGTACCGGTACTGGAAGCATGACGCCATCGTGGCCGACCTGGACTCGAAGCGGCATCCCTTCCACGTCGCGATCGAAAACTGGCAGCATGACCTCAATATCGGATCCGTTGTGCGCACCGCCAATGCCTTCATGGCCAAGGAAGTGCACATCATTGGCCGACGGCGGTGGAACCGGCGCGGCGCCATGGTCACCGACCGCTACCAGCACGTGCGCCACCACCCCACCGTGGAGGAGTTTGTCGAATGGGCCCAGGGCGAGGGGCTGCACATCATCGGGATCGACAACTTCCCGGACTCCGTGCCGCTGGAAACCTATGAGCTGCCGGAAAACTGCGTGCTCGTGTTTGGGCAGGAAGGTCCCGGCCTGACCCCGGAGGTTCACGCCGCGGCGGACGCCACGCTGTCCATTGCCCAGTTCGGTTCCACCCGGTCCATGAACGCCTCGGCCGCCGCCGCCATTGCCATGCACGGATGGGTCCGCCGGCACGTCTTCGGCCAGCGGGTGAACTAA
- a CDS encoding HAD-IIA family hydrolase has product MDGVLVHENHPIPGAAELIERWVATSKRFLVLTNNSIYTPRDLAARLRASGLEVPEENLWTSALATAEFLKDQVKNTGAPGRCFVVGEAGLTTALHEAGMILTDTNPDYVVLGETRTYSFGTITKAIRLILGGARFIATNPDVTGPSHEGVLPATGAIAALITAATSMEPYIVGKPNPMMFRSAMRKIDAHSETTAMIGDRMDTDIVAGIEAGLHTVLVLSGITQREDINRYPFRPTQIMNSVADLIDTV; this is encoded by the coding sequence ATGGACGGCGTCCTGGTCCATGAAAACCATCCCATTCCGGGAGCAGCCGAACTCATTGAACGGTGGGTGGCCACATCAAAGCGGTTCCTGGTGCTGACCAACAACTCGATCTACACCCCGCGTGACCTGGCCGCGCGGCTCCGCGCCTCCGGGCTCGAGGTGCCGGAGGAGAACCTGTGGACCTCGGCGCTGGCCACCGCAGAGTTCCTCAAGGACCAGGTGAAGAACACCGGCGCTCCCGGCCGCTGCTTCGTGGTGGGAGAAGCCGGACTGACGACGGCGCTGCACGAGGCCGGAATGATCCTCACCGACACAAACCCGGATTACGTGGTGCTGGGTGAGACCCGCACCTACTCCTTCGGCACCATCACCAAGGCCATCCGCCTGATCCTCGGCGGCGCCCGTTTCATCGCCACCAACCCGGACGTCACCGGACCATCCCACGAGGGCGTCCTGCCGGCCACGGGCGCCATCGCCGCCCTGATCACGGCGGCCACCAGCATGGAGCCCTACATTGTGGGCAAGCCCAATCCCATGATGTTCCGTTCCGCGATGCGCAAGATCGACGCGCACTCGGAAACCACGGCCATGATCGGTGACCGGATGGACACCGACATCGTGGCGGGTATCGAGGCCGGACTGCATACGGTGCTGGTGCTCAGCGGCATCACCCAGCGCGAGGACATCAACCGGTATCCGTTCCGTCCCACCCAGATCATGAATTCAGTGGCTGACCTGATCGACACCGTCTAG